ATGACACCATAACAAGCAACTCACCAAATCATAACAGCAGAAGGCACTGCAAAGCGGAAGAACTCCTTAATCCTGTTGATCTCGAATATCATACACGAGATTGGAGCTCTCGTTTTCTGGCACTCGGGGGAGTACCTCATATACAGACCTAAAATGGTAACATTCAACCACATAGAGAGGCCAATGGAGACTGCACCTCCGAGATTCTCCAACCCGGTTTTGTAGACGAGCACCCAACACACGGGCACATGGAAGCAGAGGGTGGTGCACGAGCTCACGAGCATGGGCCAGATCAAGCTCTGCATCTGGAAGTAACGGATGAGGGGCTGGAGAGCCGCGTACCCAAAGAGAGCTGGGATGAGGCACACTGAGAACCTCCCGGCCTCATGAGAAATCTGAGGGTCTTGGCCGACCAATTTGAGCAAGTCTCCCATGTATATCCACAGGAGGGACAGGGGAAAGCAGACCAAGAGCAGAGAGGCAATGGCGGTGTAAGTCTGAGTTCCGACCCTCTCATATTGCTGAGCTCCGAAAGCTTGCCCGCTGATCGTCTCTAGAGCACTTGCCATACCTAACTGTTGTTCACCAGTTCAGACAGTTTTCAAGAAGCATGATTGTAGTGAAAATTTCACTGTGAACCTTATAAATGCAACAACATGTAGTAAGGCTTGAAACTCATATGCATGCTCTCTTTCTCAATTCTCAGTCAATAAACAAGTATTATGAAGTTGAAATCTAGTGTGGTGATGCTTTGTTGACTCAGAGAAACTACAAGTTGGAAGCTGAGTGTGAACAGTGCATAACATGAATTGAAGTATTATTTGATTTGAACATTATAACACTACAGCTTTGCAACCAATAGTTAGTCTTTGCATATATGAAACTAATGTCAATCTACATATACGAATTAACAGCTTTGAAATCTGGGCTTTAATACAAACTTGCTGTAATAACTTATAAGCTTCTCAGAACAtaagtttattttttatacaCTCTTCTCATTTAACATCTCTTCAATTTTCTCTGTTGAATCACAAATTTTCTCTTAAACTTATTATCTAAACATGTAATAACCTTAGACATTTTGTAGTCCTATATTGGAGTAGGCTTtaaaaacatcttataaatgatTAGAATTTATAAAGTCCGTAAAATAAGCATATAAACCTCCTAAATCAAGAGTGATAGGTGGCGATAGCAGCTCTGTATGTGATTTATGAGGAAAGCTATACAAAATCTCAAGAACAGAAGTGCTTACTAAATTTAGCAAATAAACAGAAATGTTTACTAAATTTAGCAAGTAAGAGACATAATTCCAAAAAAATGCGGCAGAAGATCAAATTAGCAATGACTGATTGAgctgtaaaaataaaaaagagggaGAGGGGATAGGGAAAGCATACAAGGAAGCTGAAGCCAGTGACGCTAGCAAAAGAAATGGCTATGGCGGTGCTGGAAAGAGCGAGTTCCCCTAAATGGCCGAccatcatgagcgaaatgacagtGAGCAAGAAGAAGGAAAGAGTGACAGCCACCATCGGCCCTGCTAAATAACATAATCTCTTCATCTCATCCCATATCTCTttccatcttcttcctctttccGCCGACCCTTCCTTCCTCACCAATCCCtcatccatctctctctctctctctctctccgctTTGAGCGCTAGACCGTAGACTTGAGAGTAACAAGTACAAGTAAATTGTTTGTTTAATGCTGTTTTTCTCAGATACGGTGGCCGCCACAAATCATACTACTCTACTAATTAattactcttttttttcttccagCAGTTTTCTCCACCGTTGTCACGGACCACACGTTTTTAATACCTAGATACTAatccttccgtcccacaataattatcGCTTTTATTGTGGGCAcgcattttaagaaatataaaaaaattagttggaAAAATAAGTGAAATGTGaaactcattttttatattaattttataataaaatgtgagtgaagtgagttagtagaatgagATTGAAGTGTGATAATTTataatggaaaagagtgacaattattgtgggatagAATGAATAATTTTAAGGTAATAATAGTACTGCTCTTTAGCAGTAGTACTACATTGATATAATAAGAATGGTTATTTTCAATACAATTGCCAACTTTTTGCGctttctgatttttcttttaaattattttaatttgggtGTATAGGAATGATTTTTCTATCAACAAGCATTTCCACATATGGTATAAAAGTAGTTTTAAGGTGTCAACAAAATTAAGTTACTCAGGGTGAAACAATAGtatttgaattaaaaaagagaattaagtagtagtactatatttggAATGACATTTGATTGGAGTTACTAAGTTCGTTTTATGTCTATGTGTATTTAACAAAATTCAGAGAgaaaatttatagtactattgaAAGGTGATGATGCATTTACatacaaataattttaataataatactagtaatagtagtaattattagTGGCACGGGATCACGATATAATTTGTTAAAGTAAAGGAGTTCCAGTGCAATAGGACTCCTGAGTCCGAAGAAATGTCAAAATGGTTCACGTACGGTATGTGTATGATACATGAATATGAttgaaatttgaataaaatCTTCGTCAATTTAGGCCCACTACTTTActatctctctcttcattttattttgaaatatgatttTAGCTATATAGGAGTATTGCAAACAGCTCAAGTAATTTCAAGATTTCTTCAAATGGGCGTATACTGTATACACATTCTACGATTTTACCAAAAAAATCTTTATACAGCCAGAAACGCCTATTCTTGCAAGCAACAGTTATCGCCCGATGACTTTAACCATCGTTGCGCCACCAAGATAGAGACCCATAAGAGGGCCAGCGAGGAGCATCTGAGTTAGAGGATCGGTCGAGGGCGTGAGCACAGCAGCAGCAACCACTGAGCCTACCACAACGTATCTCCATATCGACAGC
This portion of the Salvia splendens isolate huo1 chromosome 10, SspV2, whole genome shotgun sequence genome encodes:
- the LOC121751773 gene encoding protein DETOXIFICATION 14-like, producing MDEGLVRKEGSAERGRRWKEIWDEMKRLCYLAGPMVAVTLSFFLLTVISLMMVGHLGELALSSTAIAISFASVTGFSFLLGMASALETISGQAFGAQQYERVGTQTYTAIASLLLVCFPLSLLWIYMGDLLKLVGQDPQISHEAGRFSVCLIPALFGYAALQPLIRYFQMQSLIWPMLVSSCTTLCFHVPVCWVLVYKTGLENLGGAVSIGLSMWLNVTILGLYMRYSPECQKTRAPISCMIFEINRIKEFFRFAVPSAVMICLEWWSYELMILMSGLLPNPQLESSVLSVCLNTISTLYAIPFGFAGAASTRISNELGAGRPQGAQLSVRALMLLAGVCALGISSCVFASRDVFGYIFSNEKEVVDYVAYMAPLLCLSIITDNLQGCLSGVARGCGWQHIGAYINLASFYLFGIPIAIALTFWFNFRGVGLWIGILSGATLQTILLSLITIFTNWEKQAAKARERLFQEEFALLS